A region from the Saccharomonospora azurea NA-128 genome encodes:
- a CDS encoding DUF262 and DUF1524 domain-containing protein, which translates to MKATETSLLQFFRKSPQFVIPIYQRTYSWHRDECLQLWRDILRAGRDDAVKAHFVGSVVYVEQGLSQVSNQSPLLVIDGQQRLTTVSLLLEALARHLGSDEPVPGFSARKVRNYFLLNPEEDGDKAFKLLLTQTDKDSLTALVQQQNLPADHSVRIKQNFEFFSEQVKGLGDDLAPLCQGLSKLVIVDVSLNRDQDNPQLIFESMNSTGRELSQADLIRNYVLMGLEPKHQEELYKRHWRPMELGFGQEGYGAHFDSFMRHYLTLKTGEIPKIRSVYDAFKAYARRNDAITDDVDSLVADVHAYAGYYCAMALKRETDKELGEAFADLRDLRVDVAYPLLLELYHDYATELLSRDDFLKALRLIESYVFRRAICAIPTNSLNKTFATFGRSLKKDRYLESLQAAFLSLPSYRRFPNDDEFMREFTTRDMYNLPRRSYWLRRLENHGRKERVFVDEYTVEHIMPQNANLPADWRQELGPDWERVHATKLHNVGNLTLTGYNSEYSDRPFTEKRDMPGGFRESPLRLNQGLGMAERWDEAAIDARANRLAELATAVWTPPALEDEILAAYSPRNGTTAPHYSLDDHPNLAADRPMRALFDTLRPQLLALDPNITEEILKLYIAYKAETNVVDIVPQAGRLRLSLNMPFPELWDPKGMARDITNLGRWGNGDVEVGLSHEDDIPYVLGLVRQSLERQIGNGSEPAA; encoded by the coding sequence ATGAAGGCGACAGAGACCTCCCTTCTCCAGTTTTTCAGGAAATCGCCGCAGTTCGTCATCCCGATCTACCAGCGGACCTACAGTTGGCACCGCGATGAGTGCCTGCAGTTGTGGCGCGACATCCTGAGAGCAGGCCGGGACGACGCCGTCAAAGCTCACTTCGTTGGCTCGGTGGTCTACGTCGAGCAGGGTCTCTCCCAGGTTTCCAACCAGTCCCCGCTGCTGGTCATCGACGGCCAGCAACGTCTGACAACGGTCAGCCTTCTGCTGGAGGCTCTGGCTCGCCATCTGGGCAGCGACGAACCGGTCCCGGGGTTCTCGGCCAGGAAAGTACGCAATTACTTCCTGCTCAACCCGGAGGAGGACGGCGACAAGGCTTTCAAGCTTCTGTTGACACAGACCGACAAGGACAGTTTGACGGCACTGGTCCAGCAGCAGAACCTCCCTGCCGACCACTCCGTTCGTATCAAGCAGAACTTCGAGTTCTTCAGCGAACAGGTCAAGGGTCTGGGCGACGACCTCGCTCCGCTCTGCCAGGGGTTGAGCAAACTCGTGATCGTCGATGTTTCACTCAATCGCGACCAGGACAACCCGCAGCTCATCTTCGAGAGCATGAACTCCACCGGCCGGGAACTCAGTCAGGCCGACCTCATCCGCAACTACGTGCTGATGGGCTTGGAGCCCAAACACCAGGAGGAGCTGTACAAGAGGCATTGGCGCCCGATGGAGCTGGGGTTCGGCCAGGAAGGATACGGGGCCCACTTCGATTCGTTCATGCGCCATTACCTGACGCTCAAGACAGGAGAGATTCCGAAAATCAGGTCGGTTTACGACGCTTTCAAGGCCTACGCCCGCCGTAACGATGCCATCACCGACGACGTCGACTCCTTGGTCGCGGACGTCCACGCTTACGCCGGCTACTACTGTGCCATGGCTTTGAAGCGGGAAACCGACAAGGAACTCGGAGAGGCCTTCGCCGACCTGCGCGATCTCCGGGTCGATGTCGCTTACCCGCTGCTCTTGGAGCTCTACCACGACTACGCCACCGAGCTGTTGTCCCGGGACGACTTCCTGAAGGCGCTGCGGTTGATCGAGTCCTACGTTTTCCGCCGCGCGATCTGCGCGATCCCGACGAACTCTCTCAACAAGACCTTCGCGACGTTCGGCCGGTCACTCAAGAAGGACCGGTATCTGGAAAGCCTCCAGGCCGCTTTCCTGTCGCTGCCGTCGTACCGCCGCTTTCCCAATGACGACGAGTTCATGCGCGAGTTCACGACCCGCGACATGTACAACCTGCCGCGCCGTTCGTACTGGCTCCGCCGGCTTGAGAACCACGGGCGCAAGGAAAGGGTTTTCGTCGACGAGTACACCGTCGAGCACATCATGCCGCAGAACGCGAACCTGCCCGCAGACTGGCGGCAGGAACTCGGGCCCGACTGGGAACGTGTCCACGCGACCAAGCTGCACAACGTCGGCAATCTCACGCTGACCGGCTACAACAGCGAATACAGCGACCGGCCGTTCACCGAGAAGCGAGACATGCCGGGCGGCTTCCGGGAAAGTCCGCTGCGGTTGAACCAGGGTCTGGGCATGGCCGAGCGTTGGGACGAGGCCGCCATCGACGCTCGGGCCAACCGCCTCGCCGAGCTCGCGACAGCTGTCTGGACGCCCCCGGCGCTGGAAGACGAGATACTGGCCGCCTACAGTCCGAGGAACGGGACGACCGCACCGCACTACAGCCTCGACGATCACCCGAACCTGGCTGCCGACCGGCCGATGCGCGCCCTGTTCGACACGCTGCGGCCCCAGTTGCTGGCCCTCGATCCCAACATCACCGAGGAAATCCTCAAGCTCTACATCGCTTACAAGGCGGAGACCAACGTCGTGGACATCGTTCCGCAGGCCGGCCGGCTGCGGCTGTCCCTCAACATGCCGTTCCCGGAGCTGTGGGACCCGAAAGGTATGGCCAGGGACATCACCAACCTCGGTCGGTGGGGCAACGGTGACGTGGAGGTCGGGCTGAGTCACGAGGACGACATCCCCTATGTTCTCGGCCTGGTCAGGCAGTCGTTGGAGCGGCAGATCGGAAACGGGTCGGAGCCAGCGGCCTGA
- a CDS encoding AAA domain-containing protein, whose protein sequence is MNNTMVERARNLFEFLQRAQELKTTAPRTTDRYQREGEVLWFADFPEHPAVQHANGLTSPASDSPLLTVDRIPRRTPPQPGTGLERWLLGRWDDPDRAPELRESLTIAVRDGAEGDQVTRQVRVTEYPHIREAYESWRAEWAAWAEEELRDRPARDFYNLLFSLFLKVKDSPEEVELVAGTACLSWRPEGHPEVSRHVFTSPLIVEFDDATGRLAVVVGDTPEAFKTELDMLDPGLIKATETVNEVRAAVRALHVHPLDREELGLFGRRLVHALDADGEYRDEDRPAAATEDATVTFAPALILRKRSQRGLVEVFQTLTGQLAGAETVPDGILPLLDPDQVPAVEPTTTGGALVTVDDESFLPMPVNERQREIIERVDRQAQVLVQGPPGTGKTHTAAALISHLLAQGKRVLVTAQTDRALREVRDKLPDQIKPLSVAVVGTSRDDMADLKVAVQEIAAAAHDHDTKRNAREIEGCLAEIDRLRRERAEVYRDLLAARESEVRQHDRGDYRGTLADIAKQIEDQEREYGWVLEHVPEGMADEPPLTGQEVLEWRQHLLDGELAADEPEARQQLVALDALPSPARFATFVTAERGAEARRREREELRHHPAFPAILRLDASQRDELRKRLGRIADEQTVLAGGPEQWIPAALADVCAGREAAWRAQAEQLAALIEQTAQHVQRLGALTEVELPDDDAARMVALAREVLRYLEEGHRVKTAADGTPKVGRLAPKVLKQAQPLFDSVKVDGLPPTNTGQLLAVVTWFEASKMLAALDRTWPGRGDSKTDPLHVRLQWHRTELGQLWRVLRLAEELRAEERRLAELGIPLPDWSDATALNTCQALCDTVEVEKAWAAAQEPLAVLTTTLAEIVGDDVAPVVRRLRAAVDERDADEYGVAHARLARLWAIREQASRRDDLGRRLASAVPGLFRAVAAAPEDATWTGRLERFESAWAWAATRSWVRTQESLDVNALQQRTGRIDDRIRRQVETLAARRAWDYAASPERLNGSARADLTQYAQLVQRAGKLTGKYAAVQRAGIRQAMERCRPSVPAWIMPIYRIAEQLRITPDMFDVVIVDEASQAGMEATFLQYLAPKIVVIGDDKQVSPSAVGVDQQQLRDLAGQYLAGDRYRESWQDPQRSLFDEAKMRYGGVITLTEHRRCVPEIIGFSNRIAYEPDNIRLIPVRQYGADRLDPVKAVYLPDGYQRGTTNKINPVEAEAIVDQIEKCLADPAYENRTFGVISLLGPAQARYIESKLLDRIGKEQWTARDLRCGDASDFQGSERDVVFLSMVAVPEEGRRLAALTADRYVQRYNVAVSRAKDQVWLYHSVERQALNNKEDMRFQLLDYCYGVIERGRSSDQRASDLVPEDERVPPFDSLFEQRVHNRIVTRGYTVVPQYESAGYRIDLVVVGGGDRLAVECDGDRWHGPEAFERDLARQRELERCGWSFFRVRESLFYVDPAGALDGLWKMLDDRDIRPVGELREPPCRAELESTTIENPELAGTFEQTGGESPPETKEGKDGTPESAWLGAHLGAATTTAENSDDTRHASEAVEHGEAEEVRTPEPLGDETVPYEEFSGVVPPVDTGLRADIIEGLRSIVAVEGPVLGERLQAVYVKASGKQRVGKQIAKKLNSVISDAVRRGVLACDNPLQVSGVKYRTYRLPGQQVRIRERGPRKLDQVPPDELAAMMRAVTHERGSHDEEEVLRGTAERLGVGRLTEQVRTHLLSVLPLARKGVEQ, encoded by the coding sequence ATGAACAACACGATGGTGGAGCGCGCCCGGAATCTCTTCGAGTTCCTGCAGCGCGCGCAGGAACTGAAGACGACGGCGCCGCGCACGACCGACAGGTACCAGCGTGAAGGCGAGGTGCTGTGGTTCGCCGACTTCCCGGAACACCCGGCGGTGCAGCACGCCAACGGGCTCACGAGTCCCGCGAGCGACAGCCCCCTGCTCACCGTCGATCGGATACCGCGCAGGACGCCACCGCAGCCCGGCACCGGCCTCGAACGGTGGCTGCTGGGCCGCTGGGACGACCCGGACCGGGCGCCGGAACTGCGGGAGTCGCTCACGATCGCCGTGCGGGACGGGGCGGAGGGCGACCAGGTCACCCGGCAGGTGAGGGTGACCGAGTATCCCCACATCCGCGAGGCCTACGAATCGTGGCGTGCCGAGTGGGCGGCCTGGGCGGAGGAGGAGCTGCGGGACCGCCCGGCCAGGGACTTCTACAACCTCCTGTTCAGCCTGTTCCTCAAGGTCAAGGACAGCCCTGAAGAGGTCGAACTGGTGGCGGGCACGGCATGCCTGTCCTGGCGCCCGGAGGGACATCCGGAGGTGTCCAGACACGTTTTCACCAGCCCGTTGATCGTCGAGTTCGATGACGCGACAGGGCGGCTGGCGGTGGTTGTCGGTGACACGCCGGAGGCGTTCAAGACGGAACTCGACATGCTGGACCCCGGTCTGATCAAAGCGACCGAGACCGTCAACGAAGTCCGCGCGGCAGTGCGGGCCCTGCACGTGCATCCCCTCGACCGGGAAGAGCTGGGGCTCTTCGGCCGGCGGCTCGTGCATGCGCTGGACGCCGACGGCGAGTACCGGGACGAGGACAGGCCCGCGGCGGCGACCGAGGACGCGACGGTCACGTTCGCTCCGGCGCTGATTCTCCGCAAGCGCTCACAACGCGGTCTCGTGGAGGTCTTCCAGACTCTCACGGGACAGCTGGCGGGAGCCGAGACCGTGCCCGACGGCATCCTGCCGCTGCTCGACCCCGACCAGGTTCCCGCGGTGGAGCCGACGACGACCGGTGGCGCTCTGGTGACGGTGGACGACGAGTCCTTCCTTCCCATGCCGGTCAACGAACGGCAACGGGAGATCATCGAGCGGGTCGACCGGCAGGCGCAGGTTCTTGTGCAGGGGCCGCCCGGAACGGGGAAGACACACACCGCGGCGGCGCTCATCTCCCACCTGCTCGCCCAGGGCAAGCGGGTTCTCGTGACGGCGCAGACCGACCGAGCCCTGCGCGAGGTCCGGGACAAGCTTCCCGACCAGATCAAGCCCCTGTCGGTCGCGGTGGTGGGGACCTCCCGAGACGACATGGCGGATCTCAAGGTCGCGGTGCAGGAGATCGCGGCGGCGGCGCACGACCACGACACCAAACGCAACGCCCGCGAGATCGAAGGCTGCCTCGCCGAGATCGACCGGTTGCGCAGGGAACGGGCCGAGGTGTATCGCGACCTGCTCGCTGCTCGCGAGAGCGAGGTCCGGCAACACGACCGCGGTGACTACCGCGGCACGCTCGCCGACATCGCGAAGCAGATCGAGGACCAGGAGCGCGAGTACGGATGGGTGCTCGAACACGTTCCGGAGGGCATGGCGGACGAACCTCCCCTCACCGGCCAGGAGGTACTCGAATGGCGGCAGCACCTTCTCGACGGGGAGCTGGCCGCTGACGAGCCGGAAGCCCGGCAGCAACTGGTGGCACTCGACGCACTGCCGTCACCGGCGCGGTTCGCCACCTTCGTGACAGCCGAACGCGGTGCCGAGGCCCGCCGCCGGGAACGGGAGGAACTCCGGCACCATCCGGCGTTTCCCGCCATTCTGCGCCTGGACGCCTCCCAGCGTGACGAACTGCGGAAACGGCTGGGGCGCATCGCGGACGAACAGACAGTCCTCGCCGGAGGGCCGGAACAATGGATCCCTGCCGCGCTGGCCGACGTGTGTGCCGGCCGAGAGGCGGCCTGGCGAGCACAGGCGGAACAACTCGCCGCGCTGATCGAACAGACCGCGCAGCACGTGCAGCGGCTCGGGGCGCTCACCGAGGTCGAGCTTCCCGACGACGACGCCGCCCGGATGGTGGCGTTGGCGCGCGAGGTGCTGCGTTATCTCGAAGAGGGACACCGCGTCAAGACGGCGGCGGACGGCACCCCGAAGGTGGGCCGGTTGGCGCCGAAGGTGCTCAAGCAAGCGCAACCGTTGTTCGATTCCGTCAAGGTCGACGGCCTACCTCCGACGAACACGGGGCAACTGCTGGCTGTCGTGACGTGGTTCGAGGCGTCGAAGATGCTCGCCGCGCTCGACCGCACATGGCCGGGTCGCGGGGATTCGAAGACGGACCCGCTCCACGTGCGCCTGCAGTGGCACCGGACGGAACTCGGGCAGTTGTGGCGGGTCCTGAGGCTGGCCGAGGAGTTACGGGCCGAGGAAAGGCGACTGGCCGAACTCGGGATACCGCTGCCCGACTGGAGTGACGCGACGGCGCTGAACACCTGTCAGGCACTGTGTGACACGGTCGAGGTCGAGAAGGCCTGGGCCGCCGCGCAGGAGCCGTTGGCCGTGCTCACGACCACGCTGGCGGAGATCGTGGGCGACGATGTGGCACCGGTGGTGCGCCGGTTACGGGCGGCCGTCGACGAACGGGACGCCGACGAGTACGGGGTGGCGCATGCGCGTCTCGCGCGGCTCTGGGCGATCAGGGAGCAGGCTTCTCGGCGCGACGATCTCGGCCGACGCTTGGCAAGCGCTGTGCCGGGTCTTTTCCGGGCGGTGGCAGCAGCACCGGAGGACGCCACATGGACGGGCCGTCTCGAACGTTTCGAATCCGCATGGGCCTGGGCTGCGACCCGCTCTTGGGTTCGGACACAGGAATCCCTGGACGTGAATGCGTTGCAACAGCGCACTGGCCGGATCGACGACCGGATTCGGCGGCAGGTGGAAACACTGGCGGCTCGGCGAGCGTGGGACTACGCCGCTTCACCGGAGCGGCTCAACGGTTCGGCTCGGGCCGATCTGACCCAGTACGCGCAGTTGGTGCAGCGGGCGGGGAAGCTGACGGGCAAATACGCCGCTGTTCAGCGTGCGGGTATCCGGCAGGCCATGGAGCGCTGTCGTCCCTCGGTGCCGGCGTGGATCATGCCGATCTACCGCATCGCGGAACAGCTCCGGATCACGCCCGACATGTTCGACGTCGTCATCGTCGACGAGGCTTCGCAAGCAGGAATGGAGGCGACCTTCCTCCAGTACCTCGCGCCGAAGATCGTGGTGATCGGCGACGACAAGCAGGTCTCGCCCTCCGCTGTCGGTGTGGACCAGCAGCAATTGCGAGACCTCGCAGGCCAGTATCTGGCCGGGGATCGTTACCGGGAGTCCTGGCAGGACCCGCAACGAAGCTTGTTCGACGAGGCGAAAATGCGCTACGGCGGTGTGATCACGCTGACCGAGCACCGGCGCTGCGTCCCGGAGATCATCGGTTTCTCCAACAGGATCGCATACGAGCCGGACAACATCCGTCTGATTCCGGTGCGGCAGTACGGCGCGGACCGACTCGATCCCGTCAAAGCCGTGTACTTGCCCGACGGGTATCAACGCGGAACCACTAACAAGATCAACCCGGTGGAAGCGGAGGCGATCGTCGACCAGATCGAGAAGTGCCTGGCCGACCCCGCCTACGAGAACCGGACCTTCGGGGTCATCTCACTGCTGGGGCCGGCGCAGGCGCGCTACATCGAGTCGAAACTCCTCGATCGCATCGGCAAGGAACAGTGGACGGCCCGAGACCTGCGGTGTGGCGATGCTTCGGACTTCCAGGGTTCAGAGCGCGACGTGGTCTTCCTGTCGATGGTGGCCGTGCCGGAGGAAGGTCGTCGGCTGGCGGCGTTGACCGCGGATCGCTATGTCCAGCGCTACAACGTCGCGGTATCGCGGGCCAAGGATCAGGTGTGGTTGTACCACTCCGTCGAGAGGCAGGCGCTGAACAACAAGGAGGACATGCGATTCCAGTTGCTCGACTACTGCTACGGCGTCATCGAACGAGGACGCTCATCGGACCAGCGCGCGAGTGACCTCGTGCCCGAGGACGAGCGGGTGCCGCCGTTCGACTCACTGTTCGAGCAGCGGGTGCACAACCGGATCGTCACCCGCGGATACACGGTCGTCCCGCAGTACGAGTCAGCGGGCTATCGGATCGACCTCGTCGTGGTCGGTGGGGGAGACCGGCTGGCGGTCGAATGCGACGGGGACCGGTGGCATGGTCCGGAGGCTTTCGAACGTGACCTCGCGCGGCAACGGGAATTGGAGCGGTGCGGGTGGTCGTTCTTCCGGGTCCGGGAGTCGCTGTTCTACGTCGATCCTGCGGGAGCGCTCGACGGATTGTGGAAGATGCTCGACGATCGGGACATCCGCCCCGTGGGCGAGTTGAGAGAACCCCCTTGTCGCGCGGAACTTGAGAGCACGACGATCGAGAATCCCGAGCTCGCGGGCACGTTCGAGCAGACCGGTGGTGAGTCCCCTCCGGAGACGAAGGAGGGGAAGGACGGGACGCCGGAGTCGGCATGGCTTGGGGCACACCTCGGAGCTGCCACCACGACCGCCGAGAACAGCGACGACACCAGGCACGCGTCGGAAGCCGTCGAGCATGGGGAGGCGGAGGAAGTACGGACACCTGAGCCTCTGGGCGATGAGACGGTGCCGTACGAGGAGTTCAGCGGGGTCGTGCCACCAGTGGACACTGGGCTGCGTGCCGACATTATTGAAGGTCTCCGCTCGATTGTCGCGGTCGAAGGGCCGGTTCTGGGTGAGCGGTTGCAGGCGGTGTACGTGAAGGCATCCGGGAAACAGCGTGTCGGCAAGCAGATTGCGAAAAAGCTGAACTCGGTCATCTCCGATGCCGTGCGTCGTGGTGTGCTGGCCTGCGACAACCCGTTGCAGGTGTCCGGGGTGAAGTACCGGACCTATCGTTTGCCCGGTCAACAAGTCCGGATACGCGAGCGCGGTCCGCGGAAGCTGGACCAGGTGCCGCCGGACGAACTCGCCGCAATGATGCGGGCTGTAACGCACGAACGTGGCTCGCACGACGAGGAGGAGGTCCTGCGGGGCACGGCTGAGCGTTTGGGGGTCGGTCGGCTCACTGAGCAGGTCCGCACGCACCTGCTCTCAGTCCTTCCGTTGGCGCGAAAAGGAGTCGAGCAATGA
- a CDS encoding UvrD-helicase domain-containing protein encodes MPALAFASSFWETYDVLDKQVKAGVRKAMAKFQQLSIAQLHADKGLHLESVENARDPRMRTIRVTQFWRGVVLAPDDGSDTFLLLSVVPHDEAYGWAAKRLYTVNTATRALEVRNVVAIEQLTPSLEEASAQVPTRLFARHSDTVLRDLGIDDQVLRAARAITDTAQLDAFGGVLPEDQFEVLQFLAEGFSPEEVYRDVVTVRRPVEVPAEAGTEDSLEMAIRNTTSRITLVTGPDELADILDKPFAAWRVFLHPSQRRVAYRPSYSGPAQVSGGPGTGKTVVALHRVKHLLSRSPDSRILLTTFTNALADMLRENLALLLDRDETELARVHVTTVDAFANRVVRDSTGRAQNPITDIDERQRWRRISRRLGLPWGDQFLAQEFRHVILAQNITSERDYLRATRRGRGSALRSTQRRQLWRAVEEFRAELRSEGKTTHLQICAHAADLLGGASGSHHYDHAVVDEAQDLHPVQWRVVRAAVAEGPDDLFITGDPHQRIYDSRVSLRALGIPVAGRSSRLRINYRSTAEILSWSVGVLAHTNVENLGGDGDDTLIGYRSLLRGTRPVIGGYVSEQDEIAALSEHVQAWLRQGVRADEIAVCTRFNVLLDKVRDRLAAEGIPAVKVKDRPGAHVDGVRLASMHAMKGLEFRCVAVVGVTAGAVPFTRDVTPVEVDSVAHAGDLLKERCLLFVACTRARERLVVSWSGESSPFLSAVTGGP; translated from the coding sequence ATGCCCGCACTCGCGTTCGCCAGCAGCTTCTGGGAGACCTACGACGTACTCGACAAGCAGGTCAAGGCCGGCGTCCGGAAGGCGATGGCCAAATTTCAGCAGCTGTCCATCGCCCAGCTGCACGCGGACAAGGGGCTGCACCTGGAATCCGTGGAGAATGCTCGCGACCCGCGGATGCGGACCATTCGAGTCACCCAGTTCTGGCGTGGCGTCGTTCTCGCTCCGGACGACGGCAGCGATACCTTCCTGCTGCTCAGCGTCGTCCCGCATGACGAAGCTTACGGGTGGGCAGCCAAGCGCCTCTACACCGTCAACACCGCGACCCGCGCGCTGGAAGTGCGTAACGTCGTCGCCATCGAACAACTCACGCCCTCGCTGGAGGAGGCCTCCGCGCAGGTGCCGACCCGGCTGTTCGCCCGCCACTCCGACACCGTGTTGCGCGACCTCGGCATCGACGATCAGGTGTTGCGTGCCGCCAGGGCGATCACCGACACAGCCCAGCTCGACGCCTTCGGCGGGGTACTGCCCGAGGACCAGTTCGAGGTGCTCCAGTTCCTCGCCGAGGGCTTCTCGCCCGAGGAGGTCTACCGAGACGTCGTCACCGTGCGGCGGCCCGTCGAGGTCCCGGCCGAGGCCGGTACCGAGGACAGCCTCGAAATGGCCATCCGCAACACCACCAGCCGCATCACCCTCGTTACCGGTCCCGACGAGCTCGCCGACATCCTCGACAAGCCGTTCGCGGCATGGCGGGTGTTTCTGCACCCGTCACAGCGCCGCGTTGCCTACCGCCCCTCCTACAGCGGGCCCGCACAGGTCAGCGGCGGACCGGGTACCGGAAAGACCGTCGTCGCTCTGCACCGGGTCAAACATCTGCTGTCCCGGTCGCCCGACAGCCGCATCCTGCTGACCACCTTCACCAACGCGCTGGCCGACATGCTGCGCGAGAACCTGGCGCTGTTGCTCGACCGCGACGAGACGGAATTGGCCCGAGTGCACGTGACCACTGTGGACGCGTTCGCCAACCGGGTCGTGCGCGACTCCACGGGGCGAGCTCAGAATCCCATCACCGATATCGACGAGCGGCAACGTTGGCGGCGGATCAGTCGGCGCCTCGGCCTTCCGTGGGGTGATCAGTTCCTCGCCCAGGAGTTCCGGCACGTCATCCTGGCCCAGAACATCACGAGCGAACGGGATTACCTCCGGGCCACCCGGAGGGGACGCGGCTCCGCGCTGCGGTCGACGCAGCGGCGGCAGCTCTGGCGTGCTGTGGAGGAGTTTCGTGCCGAGCTGCGGTCGGAAGGCAAGACCACGCACCTCCAGATCTGCGCCCACGCGGCCGATCTGCTCGGCGGAGCCTCCGGCTCGCACCACTACGACCACGCCGTCGTCGACGAAGCCCAGGACCTGCACCCGGTGCAGTGGCGGGTGGTGCGCGCCGCCGTCGCCGAGGGACCGGACGACCTGTTCATTACCGGGGACCCCCACCAGCGCATCTACGACTCCCGCGTGTCACTGCGGGCTCTCGGCATTCCCGTGGCCGGGCGCAGTAGTCGCTTGCGGATCAACTATCGAAGCACGGCCGAGATCCTGTCCTGGTCGGTCGGGGTGCTCGCCCACACCAACGTCGAGAATCTGGGTGGGGACGGCGACGACACCCTGATCGGTTATCGCTCGCTGCTGCGCGGCACCCGCCCCGTGATCGGTGGCTATGTGAGCGAGCAGGACGAAATCGCCGCGCTATCGGAGCATGTGCAGGCCTGGCTGAGGCAGGGAGTCCGCGCTGACGAGATCGCCGTGTGCACGCGGTTCAACGTCCTACTGGACAAAGTGCGCGACCGGTTGGCGGCCGAGGGCATTCCAGCCGTCAAGGTCAAAGACCGGCCGGGCGCGCACGTCGACGGCGTGCGGCTGGCGAGTATGCACGCCATGAAGGGCCTGGAGTTCCGCTGCGTGGCTGTCGTCGGAGTCACCGCCGGAGCCGTTCCGTTCACCAGGGACGTCACACCTGTGGAGGTGGACAGTGTCGCGCACGCCGGCGACCTACTGAAGGAACGCTGCCTGCTCTTCGTCGCGTGCACACGGGCCAGGGAGCGGCTCGTGGTGTCGTGGAGCGGTGAGAGCAGCCCGTTCCTGTCGGCGGTGACCGGCGGGCCGTGA
- a CDS encoding TIGR02679 family protein: MADLLGLDRTPDEHYTVSMTALKTVLAEAGTDISTVVTALVGPIADRAAERARAEARRAELWDWLDTHPEIRRQPTLSSWAAQVRRAGLINGSVDRTREILSTVLSVLARLPAEGQPLPTFASEVTGDPHALDDGTRLGNLVLRALATIFDAPVPDTAYERRVLWERAGVAADELSSVALTAGLRLGGRGVVCDLVRCCTEAGHAVTLTLAQLRATELHAAPKRVWVVENPSIIAMALREFGTTCPPIVCTSGWPNTAVVLLLRGMTALGTRLHYHGDFDGEGLRIAAYVMEKTGARPWRMTTGDYLRGLRPGAQAPAPGRVTEAPWDPDLAGTILAHDQAVVEESVATDLLADLARHAASGNTSGHSTDEP; this comes from the coding sequence GTGGCCGACCTGTTGGGGCTGGACCGGACGCCGGACGAGCACTACACGGTGTCGATGACAGCGCTGAAAACGGTGCTGGCCGAGGCTGGCACGGACATCTCCACGGTCGTCACCGCGCTGGTCGGCCCGATCGCCGACCGAGCCGCGGAACGCGCCCGTGCCGAGGCTCGCCGCGCGGAGTTGTGGGACTGGCTGGACACCCATCCCGAGATACGGCGCCAACCCACACTGTCGAGTTGGGCTGCACAAGTGCGCCGCGCGGGACTGATCAACGGATCCGTCGACAGAACACGCGAGATCCTTTCGACGGTGCTGAGTGTGCTGGCCCGGCTTCCCGCCGAGGGGCAACCGCTGCCCACCTTCGCGAGTGAGGTCACGGGCGATCCGCACGCGCTGGACGACGGCACCCGCCTCGGCAATCTCGTCCTGCGTGCGTTGGCCACGATCTTCGACGCCCCGGTCCCCGACACCGCCTACGAGCGCCGGGTGTTGTGGGAGCGGGCGGGCGTAGCCGCGGACGAGCTGTCCAGCGTCGCCCTGACGGCCGGCTTGCGACTGGGTGGACGTGGCGTGGTCTGCGACCTCGTGAGGTGCTGCACCGAGGCCGGGCACGCCGTGACGCTCACCCTGGCACAGCTTCGCGCGACCGAACTACACGCGGCACCGAAGCGAGTGTGGGTGGTGGAAAATCCCAGCATTATCGCGATGGCGCTTCGCGAATTCGGCACTACCTGTCCGCCGATCGTGTGCACATCGGGCTGGCCCAACACCGCGGTGGTGCTGCTCCTGCGCGGTATGACGGCTCTCGGCACCCGGCTGCACTACCACGGGGACTTCGACGGCGAGGGCCTGCGCATCGCCGCGTATGTCATGGAGAAGACGGGCGCGCGGCCGTGGCGGATGACCACCGGCGACTACCTGCGCGGTCTCCGCCCGGGTGCCCAGGCCCCTGCCCCAGGACGCGTCACCGAAGCACCGTGGGATCCCGATCTCGCGGGCACCATTCTCGCCCACGACCAAGCGGTGGTTGAGGAGAGTGTGGCCACCGACCTCCTGGCCGATCTGGCGCGCCACGCGGCATCCGGGAACACTTCCGGACACTCCACCGACGAACCGTGA